The following DNA comes from Candidatus Desulfatibia profunda.
GCTCCTGGTAAAGCTTGCCCGACATATACAGGCCTGCGGGAGCCCAGGGGCCTGAAGGATCATACCGGTAGACTTCCTGAAACTTATCGATGCAGTTCAGCCATTGTTCCCGGTATTTTTGTATTTTGGGGGTGCTGCGTAGCTTTTGGTAACAGGCTTGGGCTTGATAGTAGGTATCTCTGTCGACAGTTGCTGAAGATGGCCGCGGCCACGTCACGGCAAGCATACAGCAAACAAGCAAGCAGACGATATCTAATTTTCTGAAATCGTTGTTCATACTATTGTTTTGGCCTTTTCCTGCAATTCATTCAGGAAATTCAACGCTTCCAGCGGCGTCATCTTTGAGATGTCGAGATTTTGCAGCTTCTCGATGACCATGTGCTCGGTCTTGCGAAAAAGATTGAGCTGCACCTGGGCTTTGGACGCAACCGCTTCATCCGGCGCTAAAACCGGCGAACCGGCGATACCGTTTTGGCTGTTTTCGATAGTATACAGTATTTTTTTGGCTCGCCGGATCACCGGCTCAGGGATACCTGCCAGCCGTGCGACCTGAATTCCGTAGCTTCGATTGGTGCCGCCCTCCACCAGCTTTCGCAGGAAAATGATTTCATCATTCCACTCCTTGACCGCAATGTTGTAATTTTTCACCCGGGGCTTTTTGTGAGCCAGTTCAGTCAATTCGTGATAATGAGTGGCGAAAAGCGTCTTGACCCCAACGCCTTTTAAGTCATGCAGATACTCGACAACCGCCCATGCAATACTGAGGCCGTCGAACGTGCTTGTGCCCCTGCCGATTTCGTCCATAATAACAAGACTTCGCCGGGTTGCACTGTGCAGGATGTTGGCTGTCTCCTGCATCTCCACCATAAAGGTGCTCTGTCCCTGGGAAAGGTTGTCCAGGGCGCCAACGCGGGTAAATATCCTGTCCGTAATAGTGATCCAAGCCTTGCCGGCCGGTACGAAGCTGCCCATCTGGGCCATCAGAACCATCAGTGCCACCTGTCGCAGAACAGTAGATTTGCCGGCCATATTGGGGCCGGTGATAACAAGTATCTGGTTTTCATGATCGTCGATCTGGATGGAGTTGGGAACAAAACGTTCCCCGCTGATCATCTTTTCCACTACCGGGTGCCGTCCGTCTTCTATCCAAATGCGGCCGTCGGTGCTGATTTCCGGCCGCCGGTAGTCATTCTGGTCGGCAACTTCCGCCAGATTCAATAAACAGTCCAGTCGAGCCAGAAACTGAGCCACCTGCTGAATGCCGGCATTCTGTTGCGCCACTTTTTTTCTGACCTGATTAAACAATTCGTATTCTAAAGCCGTCCTCTGCTCTTCGGCACCCAACACTTTGGATTCGAATGATTTCAGGTCATCCGTGATGTAGCGCTCTGCATTTACCAGCGTCTGTTTGCGGATATAATGAGAGGGAACGGCTTCTTGACGTGATTTTGGGATTTCAATGTAATATCCGAAGACCTTATTATAACCAACTTTGAGGGCGTTAATTCCGGTTGCTTTCTTTTCTGCGGCCTCCAGCTTTGCCAGCCAGCCCTTGCCGTCCCGGCTGATGGCAATCAACTCATCGAGTTTTGCATGATATCCGGACTTGATGATCCCCCCTTCATAAATTGTCGGCGGCGCATCTTCACGGATCGAGGCTTCAAGCAAATCCGCCAAAGCATAAAGCTCGTCAAGATTCTCGTCATATTGAAAGAGGGCGCAAGACAGCTGCGCCAGCCGGGACCATATAGCGGGCAAACTGTTTATGGATCGTTTCAGGGCAATAAGATCCCTGGCGTTTGAATGCCCCATGGAAATCTTGCTGCCGAGGCGCTGGAGGTCGGAAATCGATTTTAAACTCTCCCTGATACTCCTGCGAATCTGAATAGCGTCTTTAGCTTCTGCAACAGCCATGTGCCGGGACTGAATCTCGGCTGCATCCAGCAGAGGATATCTTAACCACCGCTTCAGCAGCCGCCCTCCCATGGCGGTTACGGTCCGGTCGATGATTCCAAGGAGTGTCCCCTGCTGGGACCCGCTGCGGATATTTTGCAGGATTTCGAGGTTTCGACAGCTAACGTCATCGACAATAAGGTGATTGGTTAAGGCATACGTTTCGATGCCGGTAAGATGTTCGATGGTTTGTTTCTGGGTTTCCCGCACATAGAAGATAAGCGCTCCGGCCGCCTGCACACCGGCCTTTAGATGTTCACATCCGAATCCTTCGAGGGAGAGGGTTTTGAATTGATCTATGAGCCTTTCACGGCAGCGTTTATGCTCGAAGGCTCTATCTTCTAAAAAGGTTATCGATTTTTCCGAAAACAAATCGACAAGTGATAAAAGAAAGGGGTCGGTCTTGGAAGACTCGGGCAAGAGGATTTCACGAGGCGCTACCCGCAGGATTTCATCCACAACCGTATCCAAATCCGGGGACTCTGACACCCGAAACGTTCCGGTGGAAATATCCAGATAGCTAAACCCGACGGTATCGTTGTTGCGAGCTGCGGATAGGACATAATTGTCTGATTTTTCGTCTAAAAATTCATCGTCAACGATCATGCCGGGCGTAATGACCCGGACGACATCCCGCTTTACCAGCCCTTTGGCTGCGGCCGGATCTTCGATTTGATCACATATGGCAACCTTGTAGCCATGGTCTATGAGACGGGCGATATACCCTTTGGCTGCCCGGTAAGGGATACCGCACATGGGAATCGGAATTTCGTCTTTTTTGTTCCTGGATGTCAGCGTAATCTCTAATATCCGGGATGCAACCTGGGCATCCTCAAAAAACATTTCATAAAAATCTCCCATTCGATAA
Coding sequences within:
- the mutS gene encoding DNA mismatch repair protein MutS codes for the protein MSLAKATPMIKQYLSIKEKYDDAILFYRMGDFYEMFFEDAQVASRILEITLTSRNKKDEIPIPMCGIPYRAAKGYIARLIDHGYKVAICDQIEDPAAAKGLVKRDVVRVITPGMIVDDEFLDEKSDNYVLSAARNNDTVGFSYLDISTGTFRVSESPDLDTVVDEILRVAPREILLPESSKTDPFLLSLVDLFSEKSITFLEDRAFEHKRCRERLIDQFKTLSLEGFGCEHLKAGVQAAGALIFYVRETQKQTIEHLTGIETYALTNHLIVDDVSCRNLEILQNIRSGSQQGTLLGIIDRTVTAMGGRLLKRWLRYPLLDAAEIQSRHMAVAEAKDAIQIRRSIRESLKSISDLQRLGSKISMGHSNARDLIALKRSINSLPAIWSRLAQLSCALFQYDENLDELYALADLLEASIREDAPPTIYEGGIIKSGYHAKLDELIAISRDGKGWLAKLEAAEKKATGINALKVGYNKVFGYYIEIPKSRQEAVPSHYIRKQTLVNAERYITDDLKSFESKVLGAEEQRTALEYELFNQVRKKVAQQNAGIQQVAQFLARLDCLLNLAEVADQNDYRRPEISTDGRIWIEDGRHPVVEKMISGERFVPNSIQIDDHENQILVITGPNMAGKSTVLRQVALMVLMAQMGSFVPAGKAWITITDRIFTRVGALDNLSQGQSTFMVEMQETANILHSATRRSLVIMDEIGRGTSTFDGLSIAWAVVEYLHDLKGVGVKTLFATHYHELTELAHKKPRVKNYNIAVKEWNDEIIFLRKLVEGGTNRSYGIQVARLAGIPEPVIRRAKKILYTIENSQNGIAGSPVLAPDEAVASKAQVQLNLFRKTEHMVIEKLQNLDISKMTPLEALNFLNELQEKAKTIV